ACGGCCATATCTTCTGCCGCGAGGACCAGATCGTCGAGGAAGTACGCGATTTCTGCGCACTGCTCGACCGCGTCTACAAGCAACTCGGGTTCGAGAAATATGCGGTGAAGCTCGCGCTGCGCCCCGACATGCGTTTCGGCACCGACGAGATGTGGGACAAGGCCGAACAGGAGCTGCGCGAAGCTGTCCAGCGCGCGGGCATGGCGAACGACGATTATGGCTGGGAAGAATTGCCGGGTGAGGGGGCCTTCTATGCGCCCAAGCTCGAATTCCACCTGACCGACGCGATCGGGCGGACGTGGCAGTGCGGGACGATCCAGTCCGACCGCGTGATGCCCGAACGGCTCGATGCGAGCTACATCGGCGAGGATGGCGAACGCCATCGCCCGGTGATGCTCCACCGCGCGATCCTCGGCACCTATGAGCGCTTCATCGGCATATTGATCGAGCATTTCGCGGGCCGTTTCCCGACGTGGCTCGCGCCGGTTCAGGCCGTCGTCGCGACGATCGTGTCGGACGCCGATGCTTATGCCAAGGACGCGGTGGCCCAGCTCACCGCGGCGGGCATCCGCGCCGAGGTCGACGTGCGGAACGAGAAGATCAACTACAAGGTCCGCGAACACAGCCTCGCGAAAGTCCCCTACCTGCTGGTGGTCGGCAATCGCGAGGCCGAGGAAGGCACCGTCGCGATCCGCACCCTCGGACAGGACGGCCAGCGGATCATGCCGCTCGCCGAAGCGATCGCGATGCTGAAGGGTGAAGCGACGCCGCCGGATCTGCGCGATTGAGCATGACACCGCGGCGGCGTTGGCTGCGCTGGGCGGCGCTCGTTGCGCTGTTCGGCGTCGCATTGCTTGCCAAAGGCTATTGGAACGCAACCCGCGATCCGGTCGTCCGCACCGCGACGGTTGCGGTTGACGCCTGGCCGGCGGGACAGCCACCGCTCAAGATCCTGCTGCTCTCGGACACGCACGTCGCGGGCCCCGATATGCCGCCCGCCCGGCTGTCGCGGATCGTCGGCGACCTCAACCGGCTGAAGCCCGACCTCGTGCTGATCGCTGGCGATCTCGTCAGCGAACGACGCGGCGCGACGCATATCTACACACCGGCCGAAGTGGTCGCGCCGCTCGGCGGGCTTAAGGCGCCGCTTGGCGTCATCGTCGCTCCGGGCAACCATGATCACTGGTTCGAGCCCGATGCGTTGCGCGGTGAACTGGAAAAACGCGGCATTCGCGTGCTGCAAAATGAAGCGGTCAAGCTTGGCCCGCTGATCGTGGGCGGGGTCGACGACGATTATTCGGGGCACGACGATGTGCCGGCGACGTTCGCGGCAATGGACCGGCTCGGTGCGGGCGTCCCGCTGCTGCTGACGCACAGCCCCGACATCATCCCCGACCTGCCGCGCCCGGTCGCCGCGGTCTTCGCCGGGCACACGCATTGCGGCCAGATCCGTTTCCCCTTCGTCGGCGCGCTGACCTATGTGTCGCGCTATGGCGACCGCTTTGCCTGCGGCGATATCGACGACAAGGGGCAGCGCGTCTTCGTCGGCGCCGGCCTCGGGACCAGCCTGATGCCGCTGCGTTTCAACACGCCGCCCGATGCCTGGTTGATAACCCTGCAACCGAAAGCCGCTGCACGATGACCAGCCTCCAGCAACTTGTCGGCCTCGCGCCGCTGACCGTCGCGGGCGCGGCGGCAATGACCTTTGGCGCCGCCTATGTGCGTGGGCTGACGGGTTTCGGCATGGCGATCATCCTTGTCCCCCTGCTCGGGCTGATCGTCCCGCCGGGCGAGGCGGTGGTGCTCGGCATATTGCTGCAGTTGCTGATCGGGCCGGTGGGGCTAAAGGTCATATTGGCCGATGCCGACCGCGGCACGGCGGTCCCGATCGCGCTGCTTGCGATGCTCGCGACCCCGGCGGGCATGGTCGCGCTCCATGCGACGACTCCGGATGTCGCGCGGCTGCTGATAACCTTGATCGCGGTAGGGGCCTTCATCGCCGTCCTGCTGCCGAAACAGCCCGAGGGACACAAGCCGGGCCGCGTCGCAGTCGCAGGGACAGGGATCGCGTCGGGCATCCTCACCGGCTTCGCCGCGATGCCGGGGCCGCCGGTTGTGCCCTTCTACCTGCGCCGTCACCTAGAACCCAAGGTCGCACGCGCGTCGATGATGCTGATCTTCTTCGCGACCGCCATTGCGGGGACGCTCGCCGCCCTGTGGGTCGGCATTGCGACGGCAAGGCTCCTCATCCTGTCGCTGATCCTCTTCCTGCCGATGTGGTTCGGAAACCGGATTGGCGGACGGCATTTCGGCAGCGTCGCGCCGCATGTGTGGCAGACGATGGTCGCAGTCGTGCTTGGCGTTGCGGCGATCTCCGCCGTAATACGGATACTCAGCTAAAGGCTGCGCAGCGCCTGCGCCGGTTTCGCCGAGAGCAAGGGCCAGCTTCCCGCGATCCCGATCAGGAACGACAGACCCGCGCCGCCGATCAGCGTCAGCCCGACGATCAGCGGATCGGGCGCGAAGTCGAATTCGAAAAGCTGCGTCACGACATACCAGGCGCCCGCGAGGCCGAGCCCCAGCGCGAGCACAGCAAGAATGCCCGCGAGCACCGCATATTCCGTGCCCTGCGCGCCAAGGATCTGGCCCCTCGTGGCTCCGAGCAGCTTCAGGATCACGCTGTCGTAAACGCGCCGCTCGCGGCTTGCCGCAATCGCGCCGATCAGCACCGCGATGCCCGCAAGGATCGCGATGCTTGCCGCCGCCGCGATCGCCTGGCTCATCTGTGTGAGGAGCGTCGTGACCTGCGACACCACATCGCGCACCGCAATCAGCGACGCCGACGGGAAAGCGCGCGGGATGCTGCGCGACAGGGCGGTTTCGGCCTCGGGCCCAACCGCAACCGTCGCGACCATATTATGCGGCGCGGCGTCGAAGGTGCCGGGCGAAAAGACGAGCACATAGTTCAGCCCGAAATTGTCCCAGTTGACGGTGCGGAACGAGGCGACCTTCGCCTGCACCTCGACCCCCAGCACATTGACCGATAGCGTATCGCCGAGTTTCAGCCCGAGCGACGCCGCAACCTCCTGTTCGACGCTGACCAGCGGCGGCCCCTTGTAATCGGCCGCCCACCATTGGCCGCCGACGAGTTCGCTGCCGTTGGGCAGGACAGGACTATAGGTCAGCCCCCGGTCGCCGCGCAGCACCCATGCCCCCTCGGGCAGTTCGGCAAGCTCGTCGACGCGCTGCCCGGCAAATTCGGTGACGCTGCCGCGCAGCGCGGGGATCATGTTGATCTCGGCCTTGGGATCCGCCGCTTTCACCATCGCCTGAAAGCGCGTGGTCTCGGTGCGCGGCACGTCGAGCACGAAGAAGCTCGGCGCGCGTTGCGGCACGGTCGACCGGATTTCGGACGTGATGCTCGTCTGGATCGCCGCGAGCGTCACGAACAGGGTGAGCCCGAGTCCGAGCGCCACAACCAGCGCGCCGGTTGCGGCACCGGGGCGGTGCAGGTTCGCGAGCGCAAGGCGGAAGAGCGGGCGTTTGGGCCGCGGCAGCCGGCTCGCGGTACGCCGCACCAGCCAGCCAAGCCCGACGAGAATGAGGAGCAGGCCGATCGCCGCCCCGATGAAACCGAGCGCGAACAAAGGTTCGCGCGCGGTGCCGACAGCCAGCGCAATGATCGCCGCGAGCGCCGCCGCGACCGCGATCACCGTCTGCCGGTCGATCCGCGCCGCGCCGCTCACCGTCGCGCGATAGAGTCCCGCGGCGGGAACATGCCGCGTCGCCGCGAGCGGGGGCAGGGCAAAGGCGATGGCGATCAGCAAGCCATAGGCCGCGCTGACGGCAAGCGGCAGCGGATAGATGGCAACACCGGGTTTGACTGGCAGCACATCGCCCGCAATCGCGCCGATGATCGCGGGCGCGAGCGCGCCGACGATCAGGCCGGCGACAATCGACACAGCCGCAACCGCGAGGATCTGCAGTCCGTAAATGCGCGCCACCGTACCGCTATCGGCGCCCAGCACCTTTAGCGTCGCGAGCCCCGGGCGCTTGCCCGCGAGATAGCTCGCCACGCCATTGCCGACGCCGATCCCTGCGATCACCAGCGCGGCCAGCCCGACGAGCGACAGGAACTGCCCCATGCGCTCGATGAAGCGCCGCGTGCCTGGCGCGCCATTGCTGCTATCGGTGATGTCCCAGCCCGCGTCGGGGAATTCGGCGGTCAGCGCCTTGCCGACGGCTTCGGGGTTCGCGCTGCCCGGCAGGCGAACACGATATTTGCTCTCGTACAGGCTACCCGGCTGGATCAGCTGCGTTGCGGGGAGGTCGGCAAGCCCGATGATCGCGACGGGGCCGAGGGTGAAGCCTTCGCCCAAGCGGTCGGGTTCCTCAGCGATCACGCCGTCGATCAGGAAGCTGGTCTCGCCGAACTTCACGCGTTCGCCGACCTTCAGGCCCAGCCGGGAGACGAGATCCTTGCCGATCCAGATACCGCCCGGCGGCGGCGGACCTTTACGCGCGCCGTTCTCCAGCCGCATCGTGCCATAGAGCGGGTAAGCGCCATCGACCGCCTTGAGTTCCGACAGCAAGGCTTCGCCATCGGGATCGTTCGCCATCGCGCGCAGCCGCACGGTGGCCGAGGGCGTACCGACGCGACGGAAGCCCGCCATTTCTTCGGCCGTGGCTTCGCGCTGTGGCAGGCTGAATTCGACATCGCCGCCGAGGATCGTCTGCCCGCGTACTTCGAGTTCGGACGTGATACCGCGCGTCAGGCTGCCGATCGCCGCGAGCGTCGCGACGCCGAGGAAAAGACAGACGGCGAGGAGGCGAAGCCCGCGGATGCGCGTCGCAAGGTCGCGGCGCGCGATCCGCCAGAGCGTGGTGAGCGGAAGCATTCAGGCGGCCCGCTCTTCGATCTTGCCGTCGTGCATCACGACGACGCGGTCGCAATGCTCCGCGAGTTCGGGGTCGTGGGTGATGATGAGCAAAGTCGCGCCGAGTGCTGCGCGGCGTGCGAAAATCAGCTCGATGATCGACTGGCCGGTTGCGGTGTCGAGATTGCCCGTCGGTTCGTCGGCAAAGATGATCGCGGGCGAGCTTGCCATCGCGCGCGCAATGGCGACGCGCTGTTGCTCGCCGCCCGAAAGCTGTGCGGGATAGTGGGTGAGACGGTGTCCGAGCCCCACGGCTTCGAGTTCGGCGGCGGCACGGCCGAAGGGATCGGCGATGCCTGCAAGTTCCAGCGGCACCGCGACATTCTCCAGCGCGGTCATCGTCGGGAGCAGGTGAAAGGCCTGGAGCACGATGCCGATCCGCCCGCGCCGGGCACGCGCCAGATCGTCCTCGTCCATTGTTGCAAAATCGAGCCCCGCGACACTGATGCTGCCGCCATTCGCGCGTTCGAGTCCGGCCAGCACCGCCATCAGCGAGCTTTTGCCCGATCCCGACGGCCCGAGCAGCGCGACCGAGGTGCCTGCGGGAACCTCCAGATCGACGCCGCGCAAAATTTCGACAGGGGCCTTGTCGCTTCCGAGCGTGAGCGTCACATTATGGGCGGCGATCGCCAGGTCTGGCGAAGGTCGAGGCGCGTCGGTCAAGAAGGGACCCTTTGAAATGAGAACGGCCGGATGGCGCTCTTTGTTGTTATATGGTTGCGCAATTGCGCTTTGCCAACCGCTTGCGGCGTGCGGATCGGCGGAAAACCCGCCGGCTTCGACCAATGACAAGGTTGCGGCGAAAGCGGCGCCCGTCATTCCCGCCGACGCGCCGCTCGTCATCGCCTTCGGCGACTCGCTCTACGCCGGCTACCAGCTTGGTCCGAAGGAAGGGCTCGCGCCGCAATTGCAGGCCGCGCTTGCCGAGGACGGCGTCGTCGCGCGCGTGCAGAATGCGGGCGTCTCGGGCGACACCACCGCCGCGGGGCGCCAGCGCCTGACCTATGTGCTCGACAATGCGAAGGCGAAGCCCGCGCTCGTCGTGCTCGGGCTTGGCGGCAACGACATGCTGCGCGGTATCGGCCCCGACCAGACGCGCGCCAATCTCGACGCGATGCTCGCCGAACTGAAAAAGCGCAAAATTCCCGTGCTGCTCACTGGCATGATGGCCGCGCCCAATCTGGGCAGCGACTATGCCGGCAAGTTCAATCCCATCTATCCCGAACTCGCGTCGAAATATGAAGCGAGCTTCTATCCCTTCATCCTCGACAATGTCGTCACCGACAAGGCGCTGATGCTCGGCGACAATCTCCATCCCAATGCCAAGGGGGTGAAAGTGGTAGTCGAAGGATTGGCGCCGCTCGTCGAACAGGCATTGCCGAACGCGGGCTAGCTCCCCCGCGGCCCGAACAAGATGATCGCCGCGCCGCCGAGGCACACGGCGGCGCCGATCAGATCCCAGCGATCGGGCTTCGCGCCTTCGACCGCCCACATCCAGATCAGCGCCGAGACGATATAGACGCCGCCATAAGCGGCATAAGTGCGTCCCGCGTGCTCGGCGTCGACTAGGGTGAGCAGCCAGGCGAACAGCGCCAGCGACGCCATGCCCGGCACCACCCACCAGATGGACTTATCCAGCCGCAGCCACGCCCAAAAGGCGAAGCAGCCCGCGATTTCGGCCAGCGCCGCCCCGATATAAGCCAATGCCGTCATCGCCCCACCGTGGCCGGATCGCGGGCAAAAGAAAAGGGGCGACCCGCAGGCCGCCCCTCCTTTGTCATTCGCTGTTCCGAAAGGATCAGAAAGCGAAGCCGACGCCGACCGCGAAGGTGTCGAAGTCGCTGAAGTTCTCGATGAACTGGTGGCGATATTCGGCCTTGGCGTAAACGTTTGAGGTCAGCTTGTGCTGGTAGCCGGCACCGACATAGGGATCGTCGATCTGGCCGAAGGTGTAGCCGCCGTTGATATAGGCCTTGCCGTTGGCGCCGACCTTGGCACCGAGGCGCGCACCCGACGAGAACTGGACCTTGGCGCCGTCGATCAGAACCTTGTCGCCTGCGATTTCGGCGCCGGCGAATGCCGTCGAGCCGAGGTCGAAATCATAACCGGCCGCGGCGCCAAGCGTGGCGTCGTCGAGGCCGCTGCCCGTGACATAGCCGCCGCGCACTTCGACGCGGGCTTCGCCACCTTCGGCAGCCATGGCGGGGGTTGCAACGATGGCCGTCAGGAGAGCGGCTGCAACTGCGAATTTCTTCATGTTATTTTCCTTCTGCTTTAATCGGGCCAGCCCTTTTGGGTCGCGGCCCACCCCGTAAATGGGACTTGCGCCTGTCGCTGCAATGAACGGATCGTTCAGAATGTGACAATTTTCTTACCTGTGTTATTTTTACCACACAGTACAGAATAGCTATGCGCTCGCACATCCGCGCAAGCCGCAGATTTCAGCCATTTGCTGGAGATGAATAAGGACGCCGAATGACGTCCTTAGCCGAGCGCGGCCTGCTTCTCTTCGGCGATCCGGTCGAGTTCGGCGCGGGTCGGCTTGGTCGCCGCGCTCTTCAATTGCCCGCACGCCGCCATGATGTCGCGTCCGCGCGGGGTGCGCACCGGCGCCGAAATCCCGGCCTTGAAGATGAGGCTGCTGAACGCGCGCACCCGCTCGGGGGTCGAACATTCATAAGCTGCGCCCGGCCAGGGGTTGAAGGGAATCAGGTTCACCTTCGCGGGCAGCTTATACTGCTTGATCAGCCGGACGAGCTCGCGCGCATCGTCGTCGCTGTCATTCTTGTCCTTCAGCATCACATATTCGAAGGTGATGCGCCGCGCATTGTTCGCGCCCGGATAATCGGCGCAGGCCTGAAGCAATTCCTCGATGCCATATTTCCGGTTGAGCGGAACGATCTCGTCGCGGATTTCTTTAGTCACCGCATGGAGCGAGACCGCGAGATTGACCCCGATCTCTTCGCCCGCGCGCGCCATCATCGGGACGACACCGCTGGTCGATAGGGTGATGCGTCGCTTCGACAGCGCCAGCCCGTCGCCGTCCATCACGATCTTGAGCGCGCCCTTGACCTCGTCGAAATTATAGAGCGGTTCGCCCATGCCCATCATCACGATGTTGGTGAGCATCCGGCCGTCGGCGGTGTAGTGGCCCTGCCCAGAATCGTCAGAGTCGTCGAAGTCCTCATCCTCGGGATCGGCGCCGAAGCCCGCCATCGTGCCCTTCGGCCATTCGCCGAGCGCGTCGCGCGCGAGCAGCACCTGCCCGACGATCTCGCCTGCGCCGAGGTTGCGGACGAGGCGCATCGTGCCCGTGTGGCAGAAACGGCAGTTGAGCGTGCAGCCGACCTGGCTCGATACGCACAAGGTTCCCCGATCGGCGTCGGGGATGAAGACCATTTCATATTCCTGGCCGTCGGCGGCGGCGAGCAGCCATTTGCGCGTGCCGTCGCTCGACACCTGCGCCTCGCGCACCGTCGGGCGGCCTATGATGAAACGGTCGGTCAGCCACGGGCGCATCGCCTTCGCGATATCGGTCATCGCCTCGAAATCGGTGACGCCGCGATGGTACATCCAGTGCCAGATCTGCTTGGCGCGCAGCTTCGCGGCCTTCGCGTCGAGGCCGGCCTCGACCAGCACCCCGCCGATCGCATCGCGGGTGAGCCCGACGAGGTCGATGCGGTTGCCGCCGCGCAAGGGAACGGTGCCCGTCGTGACGGGGTCGATATGGCCGGGAATCTGCATGATGCGCGGCCATATAGGGGCAAAGGGCCGTTTGCGCCAGTCCCGGCGTCAAACGGCCCATTTTCCCGCCGGTTACAGCGACTTCAGCCGCTCCAGCACCTGCGGCACCGTCCCGCTCGCCTCGGCATTGCGCAGCGGCAGGACATTCTGCACCAGAATCTCTTCCGGCGTCGGCACCTGCGCGAACAGCGCCATCACCTCGTCGGCGAACGCGTCGAGCGGCATATAGCCCTCGCGCGTCGACTGGCCGGGGGTCAGGTCGGTGCGCACTGCGGGGGGCGCCAACTCGATCACCTCGACCTTGCCCTCGAGCTGGACGCGCAGCGCGACCGAGTAGCTGTGCATCGCCGCCTTGGTCGCCGAATAGGTCGGCGCCTTGGGGAAAGGAACGAACGCCAGCCCCGACGTCACATTGACGATCGCGCTGCCGTCCTGCTTCGCCAGATGGTCGACCAGCGCGTCGGTCAGCCGGATCGGGCCGAGGATGTTGGTGACGACGGTCGCCTCGGCCTGCGTCAGGTCGCGGCTGGTGCTGACATCCTCGGCGTTCATGATGCCGGCATTGTTGACCAGCACATTCAGCCCGGGATGCCTCGCGACGATCTCCTTCGCAAAGGCTGCGATGGCGTCCGCGTCGGTGACGTCGAGCGATACGGCCGACATGTTCGGCCGTCCCGCGATCGCCGCTTCCAGCTTGTCGGCATTGCGCCCGGTGACGATGACATTGTTGTCCGCGTCGTGCCAGCGCTGCGCGAGCGCCAGCCCGATGCCCGAACCCCCGCCGGTGACGAGGATGGTGTTGCCTGTGGTCTTCATGATTGCCTCCTTTGGGGTGGTGAGAAGGCCCAGATACCCCTATACTCTCCAAAATAAAGAAGGCACCTGAAAGTGCCATAGTTACCCAAAAGAGAGATTTGGAATTTCCGCCATGCCCACGCCCGAAAAAATCGCCTACGATCCGCACGCGCCCGTCGATCCGCGCGTCGAAACGCTCGTCAACGAACTCGTCGGCCGAGTCGCCGACAAATGGACCCTACTCGTTCTGGAAGAGCTGGAGGATCATGGAACCTGCCGCTTCACCGAATTGTCGCGCCGCGTTCCGGGCATCAGCCAGAAGATGCTGACGCAGACGCTGCGCCAGATGGAGCGCGATGGCTTGCTTGTGCGGACGGTGTACCCGGTCGTCCCGCCGAAAGTCGAATATTGCCTGACCGACCTCGGCCACAGCCTCGGCGAAGCCTTTTGCGGGGTGTGGGTCTGGGCGGAGGCCAATCTGGAACGGGTGGCAAGGGCGCGGATGGCGTTCGACGCGCGAGGGTAGGGGCGAGCAATCCGGCCCGGCCGGTTTCGACCGATTGCGGACGTTTGAAGCCAATGGCACACTGAATGAATGACCCGAAAAACCTCAATCAGATTTGCTGTAATTCCCGAGAGTGAAGTGGAAGCCATCGCTTATGTAAACGAGCGGGGATTCGAGCCAGAGATCGAACGAGACGGCCAGGGTTTTGTCTATCTGGTATTTCCAGCGCTATCGGAGCTTGAATGCAAGCAGTTGGCGGACGCGTTGCCGATCCATTTGAGCGCTAAATTTGGCATTGCAACGGATATTCCTCCTCCGTTCACCTCGCCGGGCGGACAGGTCAACTAACCACCCCAATGCCGCAGCAACCCAATAGCAAGCCGGAGCCATGACCGTGCCCGAATCATGGCCCCGGCTTTGGCGGGCCCTGCAACTTGGGTCCGCCGGTCAGTTGCGGATCGAGCTGACCTGGATCAGCTGGTCGCGCGATGCGCTGGCAACCACCACATCGGCCTGCGCAGAAGCGACGCGCAGCGTATCGCGGCGGCACTGCCGCACATCATTCTTGCCCGCGATGTCGAAATCGGGGGCAGTTCCGCACACTTCGACGACGGCGCGCCAGATACGGCGGTCGAGCGCCTTGATGCCCGCTTCGGTGCGGAGGTCGAGGTCTTTGTGCGCCACGGCCACGGTTGGGTTCGCGGGGGCGGTCTGCGCCGAAACAGGCTGGCCGATCGATACGGCAGCAAGGGCGGCGAGGATCAGAAGCTTTTGCATCTTGTATCTCCTTCGGCCGGCTGAAGAGGAGGGGAGGAAGCCGGTGGAGAAGCAGATAATCGGTCGGCGCGAGCCGCGGGAGCAACGATGTTGCGCGGCCATTCTGCAAAATTGCAGAATGAGGCGGGGGCGATTATGTCGCACAAGACGGCATGTATGATTGGAACGACCTCAAGGCCTTTCTGGCCGTTGCCGAGACCGGCAGCACCTTATCGGCGGCGCAGTCGATGCGCGTCAGCCAGACGACGGTCGCGCGGCGCATCGCTGCGCTGGAGGAAGCGACCGGGCTCAATCTCTTCGAGCGGCGGCAGGCGGGTTATGCGCTGACCCCGGTGGGCGAGGCGATGCTTGCAAGCGCGCTCGCTGTCAAAGATGCCGCGGACCGCTTTGGGGAAGCAGCAGGGGCGCGGTCGCGCGATGCGGGCGGCACCGTCAGCCTGACGACCATGGAAATCTTTGCGGTGACGATCCTGCCGCCGATCCTGCGCGATCTTCGCGCCGCGCATCCCGGGATCCATATCCATCTCGATACATCCGACGAGCCGCGTGATCTTGCGGCGGGAGCGGCGGACATCGCGATCCGCAGCAGCAAACAGCCCACCGGCGCGGGTCTGGTCGGGCGGCGCGTCGCCGACAATCCGTGGACCGTCTACTGCAGCCGCGACTACGCCGATCTTCACGGCATTCCGCACACCCGCGAGGAGCTTGCGACGCATCCCTTCATTGGCGGCGGCGGCGGGGTGTGGGAACCTTATCAGGCCTGGCTACGCCAATTCGGGCTCGAGGACTCGGTGGTTATGAAATATGACACCGGCACAGGCCTGCTCGCGGGGGTGCGACATGGCATGGGCCTGACGATCCTGCCCGCCTTCATTGCCGAGCGCGAGCCTGGCCTGATCCGCTGCATCCCGCCCAAGAGCGAGGACACGACCGGCCTGTGGCTGCTCACCCACGAGCGGCTGCGCCATGTCCCCCGCGTGCGGATCGTCCTCGATTTCCTCGCCGCCGAATTGACGAAGCTCGCGCGCAGTTAGGGCGCCATTGCCACCTCGACCGCCGCATCGACGTGCAGCCCAAGCGTGTCGAACAGCGGCACCGCGCTATCTTTCTCGCCGACCAGCAGCATGATTTCGGTACAGCCAAGGACGATCGCTTCGGCGCCGTCGGCGATGAGCGCGGCGATGATCCGGCGATATTCGTCGCGCGATGCGTCGCGGATGACGCCCCGCACCAGCTCGTCATAGATGATGCGGTGGACGATCGCACGGTCGGCGTCGCCGGGGATCATCGCTTCGATGCCCGCCGCCGCCATGCGCGCGGTGTAGAAGGGCTTTTCCATCGTGAAGGCCGTGCCGAGCAGTCCGACGCGCGAAAAGCCCGCCGCCTTGACTGCGGCAATGGCGGGGTCGGCAATGTGGAGCAGCGGTACCGGTGTCGCCGCCTCGACCGCCTCGGCGCACAGATGCATCGTATTCGCACAGATCAGCAGCAGTTCGGCGCCGCCCGCCGTCAGCGACCGGGCGGCGTCCGCCATCTGCGCGTCGAGCACACCCCAGTCGCCGCTCGCCTGCAATTCGGCGATGGGCGCGAAATCGAGCGACAACAACAGGATGCGCGCCGAATGCAGCCCGCCCAGCCGCGTCCGCACGCCTTCGTTGAGCAGCCGGTAATATTGCGCCGAGCTTTCCCAGCTCAAACCGCCGATCAGGCCGATTGTCTTCATCGCATCCGTCCGTTCCGAAATTGCTGTCCTACAATATGGCGCCGATCTAGCCTGCGCCGCGATGACGTGCGACGCATCTTTCCTGCTAACCGATACAGCCGCTCTTCCGCGCTCGCGACCGCGCGCGGGGAAGGGCGATTTGCGAATGAAGTTGCGCGGTTTTCCGCCGTTTCGTGAAAATCCGGTTTCCCCATTTTTCGTCACCCTCGAACGAGACACCTGGCTCGTGAGACTTGATCCGGGGTCCAGCTTCGGCCGATG
This genomic window from Sphingopyxis sp. YR583 contains:
- a CDS encoding winged helix-turn-helix transcriptional regulator is translated as MPTPEKIAYDPHAPVDPRVETLVNELVGRVADKWTLLVLEELEDHGTCRFTELSRRVPGISQKMLTQTLRQMERDGLLVRTVYPVVPPKVEYCLTDLGHSLGEAFCGVWVWAEANLERVARARMAFDARG
- a CDS encoding UrcA family protein — its product is MQKLLILAALAAVSIGQPVSAQTAPANPTVAVAHKDLDLRTEAGIKALDRRIWRAVVEVCGTAPDFDIAGKNDVRQCRRDTLRVASAQADVVVASASRDQLIQVSSIRN
- a CDS encoding LysR family transcriptional regulator, which produces MYDWNDLKAFLAVAETGSTLSAAQSMRVSQTTVARRIAALEEATGLNLFERRQAGYALTPVGEAMLASALAVKDAADRFGEAAGARSRDAGGTVSLTTMEIFAVTILPPILRDLRAAHPGIHIHLDTSDEPRDLAAGAADIAIRSSKQPTGAGLVGRRVADNPWTVYCSRDYADLHGIPHTREELATHPFIGGGGGVWEPYQAWLRQFGLEDSVVMKYDTGTGLLAGVRHGMGLTILPAFIAEREPGLIRCIPPKSEDTTGLWLLTHERLRHVPRVRIVLDFLAAELTKLARS
- a CDS encoding aspartate/glutamate racemase family protein; protein product: MKTIGLIGGLSWESSAQYYRLLNEGVRTRLGGLHSARILLLSLDFAPIAELQASGDWGVLDAQMADAARSLTAGGAELLLICANTMHLCAEAVEAATPVPLLHIADPAIAAVKAAGFSRVGLLGTAFTMEKPFYTARMAAAGIEAMIPGDADRAIVHRIIYDELVRGVIRDASRDEYRRIIAALIADGAEAIVLGCTEIMLLVGEKDSAVPLFDTLGLHVDAAVEVAMAP